Proteins co-encoded in one Brassica rapa cultivar Chiifu-401-42 chromosome A02, CAAS_Brap_v3.01, whole genome shotgun sequence genomic window:
- the LOC103868161 gene encoding protein PHOSPHATE STARVATION RESPONSE 1-like — protein MKTPIVRSYVRSKVPRLRWNSDLHNSFVQAVEQLGGEHRATPKMVLQLMDVRGLTISHVKSHLQMYRSMKLEESMQDEILAKRSVRVTGEVTWWQFQQYLHNYQRLRGNANLFQNQLRREDEMYENIITFGESSNGIKDVPSDYFTCTSLYESSRVRVSKSKADDDNGKIVCDIGDDGNVVTVSVKSTKASKGEEESSLELTLGLKP, from the exons ATGAAGACCCCTATCGTTAGATCATATGTTAGGTCAAAAGTGCCGCGGCTGCGATGGAATTCTGATCTTCACAACTCTTTTGTTCAAGCCGTTGAACAACTAGGTGGAGAACATA GAGCAACTCCTAAGATGGTTTTACAGTTAATGGATGTAAGAGGACTCACAATATCTCATGTGAAGAGTCATCTCCAG ATGTATAGGAGCATGAAGTTGGAAGAATCCATGCAAG ACGAGATATTAGCAAAGAGAAGTGTTAGAGTGACAGGAGAAGTGACTTGGTGGCAGTTTCAACAGTACCTTCATAATTATCAACGTCTCCGAGGCAATGCCAACCTTTTCCAAAATCAACTAAG GCGAGAAGACGAAATGTATGAAAACATAATAACATTTGGAGAATCAAGTAATGGAATTAAGGACGTACCAAGTGACTATTTTACTTGCACGTCTCTCTATGAGTCTTCAAGG GTCCGAGTTAGTAAAAGTAAAGCTGATGATGACAATGGTAAAATTGTTTGTGATATTGGAGATGATGGTAATGTTGTTACTGTGTCAGTAAAATCAACAAAGGCTTCCAAAGGTGAAGAAGAATCGTCCCTTGAGCTCACTCTTGGTCTCAAGCCTTAA